The proteins below are encoded in one region of Thermodesulfobacteriota bacterium:
- a CDS encoding zf-HC2 domain-containing protein, producing MVDCGTARRMIEHRADGLLPAEAGAELEAHLSACAACAAERRNTEAVGRMLRLHAAVSAGTAEPALDAMWTRVRAGIEEEKAARRAFPAWRWVWLPAAVALVVFGVLFYPTGTDRSPFNPRTFDVSVEDVESDIATVALVDKGEELPRVIWIIENAES from the coding sequence ATGGTGGATTGCGGAACCGCGCGCAGGATGATCGAGCACAGGGCCGACGGGCTGCTGCCGGCCGAGGCGGGGGCGGAGCTCGAAGCGCACCTTTCCGCCTGCGCCGCGTGCGCGGCCGAGCGGCGGAATACGGAAGCCGTGGGAAGGATGTTGCGCCTGCACGCCGCGGTGAGCGCAGGGACGGCGGAGCCGGCGCTCGACGCGATGTGGACCCGCGTCCGGGCGGGCATCGAGGAGGAAAAGGCCGCGCGGCGCGCCTTCCCGGCCTGGAGATGGGTCTGGCTGCCCGCGGCGGTCGCCCTTGTGGTTTTCGGGGTCCTGTTCTACCCTACGGGGACGGATCGTTCGCCGTTCAACCCTCGCACCTTCGATGTCTCCGTCGAGGACGTGGAGTCCGATATCGCCACCGTGGCGCTTGTGGACAAGGGGGAGGAGCTGCCCCGGGTGATCTGGATCATCGAAAATGCCGAGTCCTAA
- a CDS encoding sigma-70 family RNA polymerase sigma factor — translation MTESAGKDVRDDALIRATLGGDQEAFRELVERYKTRAFAVVVGIVGNRDDALDVVQESFVKAYYKLKEFRFGSNFYTWFYRLLVNQAIDRWRKTSRSGDVPLDETWLTEDASPPDSFAYPATPEELLMNRELGDALEKAIAALPEHHRTVILLREVEGMSYEDIAKTMGCSTGTVMSRLHYAREKLKTALGRHVKG, via the coding sequence ATGACTGAGAGCGCCGGCAAGGACGTCCGGGACGACGCGCTGATCCGCGCGACCCTCGGCGGCGACCAGGAGGCGTTCCGGGAGCTCGTGGAACGATACAAGACGCGGGCTTTCGCGGTCGTCGTAGGGATCGTAGGGAACCGGGACGACGCCCTCGACGTGGTCCAGGAATCGTTCGTTAAGGCGTATTACAAGCTGAAGGAGTTCCGGTTCGGGTCGAACTTCTACACCTGGTTCTACCGCCTGCTGGTGAACCAGGCGATCGACCGGTGGAGGAAGACCTCCCGCTCGGGGGATGTCCCCCTCGACGAAACCTGGCTCACCGAGGACGCATCGCCCCCGGACTCCTTCGCATACCCGGCCACGCCGGAGGAGCTCCTGATGAACCGGGAGCTGGGGGACGCCCTGGAGAAGGCGATCGCGGCGCTGCCGGAGCATCACAGGACGGTCATCCTCCTGCGGGAGGTCGAAGGGATGTCGTACGAGGACATCGCCAAAACGATGGGCTGCTCCACGGGGACGGTCATGTCCCGGCTGCATTACGCGCGGGAGAAACTCAAGACGGCTTTGGGCCGGCACGTGAAGGGGTAG
- the polA gene encoding DNA polymerase I, giving the protein MPTLYLIDGHNVLYRTFYGVPRLTAPDGTPTNVVLGVARILLKILRTEEPAGVAAIFDSREPTPRHALFPEYKATRLKVPEDLLAQIPLVDELIDALGVRRVAMPGVEADDIIGTLSRKAEEEGMDVVIVSSDKDMYQLVSKRVKVRDGLKGNEVGEEQVVETFGVPPDRVADLLALAGDPSDNVPGVAGIGEKTASELIREFGSLDAVLSGTERLKGARKEKIAKGADAARLSMKLVTIDRGVPLREKVSALAPAPIDAARVAPLFRRLGFRKLLEELDLPAAAPAGKPGRGPETVPWKRAAGPEELVSALKGKKPRAAGLAYDGDRQTCAAFAVEGSGVFVLPPDSAAAAARALGRLGATVHLFDGKALYRKDTEGGEDLPLFDLQVAGYLLAPEEGTPTFPKLRARYLPSSLSAAEGESREDHAAELAEVTLAMGEKLEGMLRDAGLVEVFRDLDMPLLPVLHRMEERGIRIDPEIFRELSVELARDIAAIEKKVAEAAGGGFNINSPKQLAFLLFEKLKLPPVKKTKTGYSTDVDVLEQLKALHEIPSMVLDYRTLAKIRSTYVEVLPGLVDPKDGRIHSTFNQTQAATGRLSSSDPNLQNIPIRTELGARIRAGFVADRGNVLVGADYSQVELRLLAHLSGDAELIRRFRGEEDIHTATAAAVFNVPAGRVTADQRRKAKVINFGILYGMSPFGLSRELGIGGKEAKEYIEQYFHRYPGVKEYIEDIKASARKNGYVLTIMGRRRFLKDIDSQNRVLREAAERMAVNTPIQGSAADLIKLAMIRVDREFRGKRMDARLILQVHDELIVEAPEREAADAERMLTGAMTGVAKLSVPLTVSVSRGRNWGEIH; this is encoded by the coding sequence ATGCCAACCCTGTATCTGATCGACGGGCATAACGTCCTCTACAGGACCTTCTACGGCGTCCCGCGGCTCACCGCGCCGGACGGGACGCCGACCAACGTGGTCCTCGGCGTGGCCCGCATTCTCCTCAAGATCCTGCGGACGGAGGAGCCCGCGGGCGTCGCCGCGATCTTCGACTCGCGCGAGCCCACGCCGCGGCACGCGCTCTTCCCGGAATACAAGGCGACCCGGCTGAAGGTGCCGGAGGACCTGCTGGCGCAGATTCCGCTGGTCGACGAGCTGATCGACGCGCTGGGGGTGCGCCGCGTCGCGATGCCCGGCGTCGAGGCGGACGACATCATCGGCACCCTCTCCCGGAAGGCGGAGGAGGAGGGGATGGACGTCGTCATCGTCTCCTCCGACAAGGACATGTACCAGCTCGTCTCGAAGCGCGTGAAGGTGCGCGACGGCCTCAAGGGGAACGAGGTCGGGGAGGAGCAGGTCGTGGAGACCTTCGGCGTCCCGCCGGACAGGGTGGCCGACCTGCTGGCGCTGGCGGGCGACCCGTCGGACAACGTCCCCGGAGTCGCCGGCATCGGCGAGAAGACGGCATCGGAGCTGATCCGCGAGTTCGGCTCCCTCGACGCCGTGCTGTCGGGGACGGAGAGGCTCAAAGGAGCGCGGAAGGAGAAGATCGCGAAGGGGGCCGACGCCGCCCGGCTGTCGATGAAGCTGGTGACGATCGACCGCGGCGTTCCGCTGCGCGAGAAGGTCTCCGCGCTCGCTCCCGCCCCGATCGACGCCGCGCGCGTGGCGCCGCTGTTCCGCCGGCTTGGCTTCCGCAAACTCCTGGAGGAGCTCGACCTGCCCGCCGCCGCGCCCGCCGGCAAACCGGGACGGGGCCCGGAGACCGTACCCTGGAAGCGGGCCGCCGGCCCGGAGGAGCTCGTTTCCGCGCTCAAGGGGAAGAAGCCGCGCGCCGCCGGCCTCGCGTACGACGGAGACCGGCAGACGTGCGCCGCGTTCGCCGTGGAGGGGAGCGGAGTCTTCGTCCTGCCCCCCGATTCGGCCGCCGCCGCGGCCCGGGCGCTCGGCCGCCTCGGCGCGACCGTTCATCTTTTCGACGGGAAGGCGCTGTACCGCAAGGATACGGAGGGCGGGGAGGACCTGCCGCTGTTCGACCTGCAGGTGGCGGGATACCTCCTCGCGCCCGAGGAGGGGACGCCGACATTCCCCAAGCTGCGCGCCCGCTACCTGCCGTCGTCGCTGTCGGCCGCCGAAGGGGAGTCGCGCGAGGACCATGCGGCGGAGCTGGCGGAAGTCACGCTCGCCATGGGGGAGAAGCTGGAAGGGATGCTCCGCGACGCGGGGCTCGTCGAGGTGTTCCGCGATCTCGACATGCCGCTGTTGCCCGTCCTGCACCGGATGGAGGAGCGCGGCATCCGGATCGACCCGGAGATCTTCAGGGAGCTGTCGGTGGAGCTTGCCCGCGACATCGCCGCCATCGAGAAGAAGGTGGCGGAGGCCGCCGGCGGCGGCTTCAACATCAATTCGCCCAAGCAGCTCGCCTTCCTGCTCTTCGAGAAGCTCAAGCTGCCGCCCGTCAAGAAGACCAAGACCGGCTACTCCACGGACGTGGACGTGCTCGAGCAGCTCAAAGCCCTTCACGAGATCCCTTCGATGGTGCTCGATTACCGGACGCTGGCGAAGATCCGCTCCACGTACGTGGAGGTCCTCCCCGGGCTGGTCGATCCGAAGGACGGCCGGATCCACAGCACCTTCAACCAGACGCAGGCCGCCACCGGCCGCCTCTCCTCCTCCGACCCGAACCTGCAGAACATCCCGATCCGCACGGAGCTGGGGGCGCGCATCCGGGCCGGCTTCGTCGCGGACCGCGGGAATGTCCTCGTGGGGGCGGACTACTCCCAGGTGGAGCTGCGGCTCCTGGCGCATCTTTCCGGCGACGCGGAGCTGATCCGCCGGTTCCGGGGCGAGGAAGACATCCATACCGCCACCGCCGCCGCGGTCTTCAACGTCCCCGCCGGCAGGGTCACCGCGGACCAGCGCCGCAAGGCCAAGGTGATCAATTTCGGCATCCTTTACGGGATGAGCCCGTTCGGCCTCTCCCGGGAGCTGGGGATCGGGGGGAAGGAGGCCAAGGAGTACATCGAGCAATATTTCCACCGGTACCCAGGGGTAAAGGAATACATTGAGGATATAAAGGCAAGTGCCCGGAAAAACGGGTATGTTTTGACGATCATGGGGAGGCGTCGCTTCCTGAAGGACATCGACTCGCAGAACCGGGTCCTCCGGGAGGCCGCGGAGCGGATGGCTGTGAACACGCCGATCCAGGGGAGCGCCGCGGACCTGATCAAGCTGGCCATGATCCGGGTGGACCGCGAGTTCCGGGGGAAACGGATGGACGCGCGCCTGATCCTCCAGGTGCACGACGAGCTGATCGTCGAGGCGCCGGAACGCGAGGCGGCGGACGCGGAACGGATGCTCACCGGGGCGATGACGGGGGTGGCGAAACTGTCGGTGCCGCTGACCGTTTCCGTGAGCCGGGGGAGGAATTGGGGGGAAATCCACTGA
- a CDS encoding RDD family protein translates to MAYDARDERRERDLTARRGRYLSRLIGKAADLIVAMSLWHIPDAAGACASLFYILMCDGFPGGRSAGKWLTGLKVVRIDRDAMDFPASMKRNFTVAVPFLLYLLPAIGPFLAWTVGAAILFVEAYLGFYDPEGQRAGDTVAGTLVVEFRQESDANPVSDRRA, encoded by the coding sequence ATGGCGTACGACGCGCGGGACGAGCGGCGGGAGCGGGACCTCACCGCGCGGCGGGGGCGCTACCTTTCGCGCCTGATCGGGAAGGCGGCCGACCTCATCGTCGCGATGTCGCTCTGGCACATCCCCGACGCGGCCGGGGCCTGCGCGTCGCTCTTCTACATCCTCATGTGCGACGGATTCCCCGGCGGGCGCAGCGCCGGGAAGTGGCTCACGGGGCTCAAGGTCGTTCGGATCGACCGGGACGCGATGGACTTCCCTGCCTCCATGAAGCGGAACTTCACGGTGGCCGTCCCGTTCCTGCTCTACCTCCTCCCGGCGATCGGCCCGTTCCTCGCCTGGACCGTGGGCGCGGCGATCCTGTTCGTGGAGGCGTACCTCGGGTTCTACGATCCCGAGGGGCAGCGGGCGGGGGACACCGTCGCGGGGACGCTCGTGGTGGAGTTCCGTCAGGAATCCGATGCCAACCCTGTATCTGATCGACGGGCATAA
- a CDS encoding DUF4177 domain-containing protein, whose amino-acid sequence MAERDAGPAYRVVELVDVSDRTIEEALNREAGEGWRFESVHFVTQPGNRRPAMGFLFFTRAERPGVR is encoded by the coding sequence TTGGCGGAGCGGGATGCCGGGCCGGCGTACCGCGTCGTGGAGCTCGTCGACGTGAGCGACCGGACGATCGAGGAGGCGCTCAACCGCGAGGCGGGGGAGGGCTGGCGCTTCGAGTCGGTCCACTTCGTCACGCAGCCGGGGAACCGGCGCCCCGCCATGGGATTCCTGTTCTTCACCCGGGCGGAACGGCCCGGGGTCCGCTGA
- the hemB gene encoding porphobilinogen synthase, protein MGFPEYRGRRLRRNETLRRMVRETKLSVDDLIYPLFVAAGKNIRREVPSMPGVFNLSVENLAKEAREVARLGIPAVLLFGIPAKKDPLGKDAYSDRGIVQTAVRALKDAVPELVVITDVCFCEYTDHGHCGILKDGDVDNDATLEILAKSAVSHARAGADIVAPSDMMDGRVGAIRRALDKERFRNVPIMSYAAKYAGGFYGPFRDAADSTPSFGDRRSYQMDPPNAREALREVALDIEEGADIVMVKPALSYLDVIHRVRERFDLPVAAYNVSGEYSMVKGAAKLGWIDGDRVMMEILVSIKRAGADLIITYAAKEAARALGR, encoded by the coding sequence ATGGGGTTCCCCGAATACAGGGGCCGCCGGCTCCGGCGCAACGAGACGCTGCGGCGGATGGTCCGCGAGACGAAGCTCTCGGTGGACGACCTGATCTACCCGCTGTTCGTCGCGGCGGGGAAAAACATCCGCCGTGAAGTCCCATCGATGCCGGGCGTGTTCAACCTCTCCGTCGAGAACCTGGCGAAGGAGGCGCGCGAGGTCGCCCGCCTCGGCATCCCCGCCGTGCTCCTCTTCGGCATCCCCGCGAAGAAGGACCCGCTGGGGAAGGACGCGTACTCCGACCGGGGGATCGTCCAGACCGCGGTGCGGGCGCTCAAGGACGCCGTGCCCGAGCTGGTCGTGATCACCGACGTCTGCTTCTGCGAGTACACCGACCACGGCCACTGCGGGATCCTTAAAGACGGCGACGTCGACAACGACGCCACGCTCGAGATCCTGGCCAAAAGCGCCGTCTCCCACGCCCGTGCCGGGGCCGACATCGTCGCGCCGTCCGACATGATGGACGGCCGCGTGGGTGCGATCCGCCGCGCGCTCGACAAGGAGCGGTTCCGCAACGTGCCGATCATGTCGTACGCGGCCAAGTACGCCGGCGGATTCTACGGGCCGTTCCGCGACGCGGCCGACAGCACGCCCTCGTTCGGCGACCGCCGCTCCTACCAGATGGACCCGCCCAACGCCCGGGAGGCGCTGCGCGAGGTCGCCCTCGACATCGAGGAGGGCGCCGACATCGTGATGGTCAAGCCCGCGCTCTCCTACCTCGACGTCATCCACCGGGTCCGCGAACGGTTCGACCTGCCGGTGGCGGCCTACAACGTCAGCGGGGAGTACTCGATGGTCAAGGGGGCCGCGAAGCTGGGCTGGATCGACGGCGACCGGGTGATGATGGAGATCCTCGTGTCGATCAAGCGGGCGGGCGCGGACCTGATCATCACCTACGCCGCGAAGGAAGCGGCGCGGGCGCTCGGGAGGTGA
- a CDS encoding uroporphyrinogen-III synthase, whose product MNWSAEMGLGGMRILITRAADGNEDLSALVRRAGGVPVPFPTIRLVPPADCGPLDREIGRLSSFDWILFTSANAARFFLDRAARLGVVSWPASLRAASVGPGTTGELSSRGVAVHLTARKHTAEGLFAALRDEGIAGRRFLLPRAEEGREILPEAIRKEGGQVVPVVAYRNAPAEKDEETASEILADPPDVCTFASPSAFRNLFLLLGEESVREMLSKSRIAVIGEVTARAVRERDFRVDIMPETYTLKAMVDAIEASLADGR is encoded by the coding sequence GTGAATTGGAGCGCTGAGATGGGGCTCGGAGGGATGCGGATCCTGATCACGCGCGCCGCGGACGGGAACGAGGACCTTTCGGCGCTGGTCCGGCGCGCGGGCGGCGTTCCCGTCCCCTTCCCGACGATCCGGCTGGTCCCCCCGGCCGACTGCGGACCGCTGGACCGGGAGATCGGGCGGCTCTCCTCCTTCGACTGGATCCTTTTCACCAGCGCCAACGCGGCGCGCTTCTTCCTGGACCGGGCCGCGCGGCTGGGGGTCGTGTCCTGGCCGGCGTCGCTGCGCGCGGCGAGCGTCGGGCCGGGGACCACCGGCGAGCTCTCGTCCCGCGGGGTGGCGGTCCACCTCACCGCGAGGAAACACACGGCCGAGGGGCTCTTCGCGGCGCTGCGGGACGAAGGGATCGCGGGGCGGCGCTTCCTCCTGCCGCGGGCGGAAGAGGGGCGGGAGATCCTTCCGGAGGCGATCCGCAAGGAAGGGGGGCAGGTCGTCCCCGTGGTCGCCTACAGGAACGCGCCCGCGGAGAAGGACGAGGAGACGGCTTCGGAGATCCTGGCGGATCCGCCGGACGTCTGCACCTTCGCCTCCCCGTCGGCGTTCCGCAACCTGTTCCTCCTGCTGGGGGAGGAGAGCGTGCGGGAGATGCTTTCGAAAAGCCGCATCGCGGTCATCGGCGAGGTGACCGCGCGGGCCGTCCGGGAAAGGGATTTCCGGGTGGACATCATGCCCGAAACGTATACGCTGAAGGCGATGGTGGACGCCATCGAGGCGTCGCTCGCCGACGGGAGGTGA
- the hemC gene encoding hydroxymethylbilane synthase, with amino-acid sequence MAERETLRLGSRGSTLALWQAEFVKSEIERGSGFAVEIVKIRTTGDMILDVPLARVGGKGLFVKEIEEALLDGRIDLAVHSMKDVPTDLPEGLCLACITKREDPRDAFLSAKYARFEELPKGAKVGTSSLRRQTQLLGLRPDLDIVSLRGNLDSRIRKMEEGQYDAIVLAAAGLRRLGWDGKIRQYLPASVSIPAIGQGALGIEIRTADGRTRSAVAFLDDPDTSLAVRAERGFLKRLEGGCQVPIAAHAERNGSGIRIDGLVGRPDGTEILRASRTGSVDDPEAIGVALAEELLARGGRQILDEVYRQSGG; translated from the coding sequence ATGGCAGAGCGTGAGACGCTCCGTCTCGGGTCGCGGGGCAGCACGCTGGCCCTGTGGCAGGCGGAGTTCGTGAAGTCCGAGATCGAGCGCGGGAGCGGCTTCGCGGTCGAGATCGTAAAGATCCGGACGACGGGCGACATGATCCTCGACGTTCCGCTGGCGCGGGTCGGGGGGAAGGGGCTCTTCGTGAAGGAGATCGAGGAGGCGCTCCTCGACGGGCGGATCGACCTGGCCGTCCACTCGATGAAGGACGTCCCCACGGACCTCCCCGAAGGGCTCTGCCTGGCCTGCATCACGAAGCGGGAGGACCCTCGGGACGCCTTCCTTTCCGCGAAATACGCGCGGTTCGAGGAGCTGCCGAAGGGCGCGAAGGTGGGGACCAGCTCGCTGCGCCGGCAGACGCAGCTGTTGGGGCTGCGCCCCGACCTCGACATCGTGTCGCTGCGGGGGAATCTCGACAGCCGGATCCGGAAGATGGAGGAGGGGCAGTACGACGCCATCGTCCTGGCCGCGGCGGGGCTTCGGCGCCTGGGCTGGGACGGGAAGATCCGGCAGTACCTTCCCGCCTCCGTGTCGATCCCGGCCATCGGGCAGGGGGCGCTGGGGATCGAGATCCGCACTGCCGACGGGCGCACCCGGTCGGCGGTGGCGTTCCTCGACGACCCGGACACGTCGCTGGCGGTCCGCGCGGAGCGGGGGTTCCTGAAGCGCCTCGAAGGGGGGTGCCAGGTCCCCATCGCGGCGCACGCCGAACGGAACGGGAGCGGGATCCGGATCGACGGGCTGGTGGGGCGCCCGGACGGCACGGAGATCCTGCGGGCGAGCCGGACCGGCTCCGTCGACGACCCGGAAGCGATCGGCGTCGCCCTGGCCGAAGAGCTGCTGGCGCGGGGCGGCCGGCAGATCCTCGACGAAGTGTACAGGCAGTCCGGCGGGTGA
- the hemA gene encoding glutamyl-tRNA reductase — protein sequence MTSRIVITGLNHRSAPVEVRERLAFPADTIGHALRALVESDGISEGVILSTCNRVEVCVLAEEGYRGDEAVRRFLASFHGMTPAELQPYLYHRSGDEAVRHLFRVASSLDSMVLGEPQILGQVKDAYGYAAEFKAIGPILDKFFTKAFSAAKRVRTETRVANSAVSVSYAAVELAKKIMGDLSDNTVMLIGAGEMCELAARHLLNAGARGILVTNRTFERAVRLAEEFDGTPVRFEELTTHLKRADIVLSSTGSPRFILKRDDIADVLRVRKNRPMFFIDMAVPRDIDPDANQIDNVYVYDIDDLNNVIETNLEERQREAAKAEEIVAAEADSFRKWLEAQQVTPTIVSLRRKYEEIKAAEVGKALAALGEADPKTRQVVESLASSLLNKVLHSPIASLKRDCEEHSPAQRIAVVREVFDLPEEGEEEEGDAAQGGDDGRA from the coding sequence ATGACCAGCCGTATCGTCATAACGGGATTGAACCACCGGTCGGCGCCGGTCGAGGTACGGGAGCGCCTCGCGTTCCCCGCGGACACGATCGGGCACGCCCTGCGCGCGCTGGTCGAATCGGACGGCATCTCGGAGGGCGTCATCCTTTCCACCTGCAACCGCGTGGAGGTGTGCGTCCTCGCGGAGGAGGGGTACCGGGGCGACGAGGCGGTCCGCCGCTTCCTCGCCTCCTTCCACGGGATGACCCCCGCGGAGCTGCAGCCGTACCTCTATCACCGGTCGGGCGACGAGGCGGTGCGCCACCTGTTCCGCGTCGCCAGCTCCCTCGACTCCATGGTCCTGGGCGAGCCGCAGATCCTGGGACAGGTCAAGGACGCCTACGGGTACGCCGCCGAGTTCAAGGCGATCGGGCCGATCCTCGACAAGTTCTTCACCAAGGCGTTCTCCGCGGCCAAGCGGGTGCGCACCGAGACGCGCGTGGCCAACAGCGCCGTGTCGGTCTCCTACGCGGCGGTGGAGCTGGCGAAGAAGATCATGGGCGATCTCTCGGACAACACCGTGATGCTCATCGGGGCGGGGGAGATGTGCGAGCTGGCGGCCCGCCACCTGCTCAACGCGGGCGCCCGCGGGATCCTGGTGACCAACCGCACCTTCGAGCGCGCCGTGCGGCTCGCCGAGGAGTTCGACGGCACGCCGGTCCGCTTCGAGGAGCTGACCACGCACCTCAAGCGCGCCGACATCGTCCTCTCCTCGACGGGCTCCCCGCGCTTCATCCTGAAGCGCGACGACATCGCGGACGTCCTCCGGGTCCGGAAGAACCGGCCGATGTTCTTCATCGACATGGCGGTCCCGCGCGACATCGATCCCGACGCGAACCAGATCGACAACGTCTACGTGTACGACATCGACGACCTGAACAACGTCATCGAGACGAACCTCGAGGAGCGGCAGCGGGAGGCGGCGAAGGCCGAGGAGATCGTGGCCGCGGAGGCGGACTCCTTCCGGAAGTGGCTCGAGGCGCAGCAGGTCACGCCCACGATCGTCTCCCTCCGCAGGAAGTACGAGGAGATCAAGGCGGCGGAGGTCGGGAAGGCGCTGGCGGCGCTGGGCGAGGCGGACCCGAAGACGCGGCAGGTGGTGGAGTCGCTGGCGTCCTCGCTGCTCAACAAGGTGCTGCACTCCCCGATCGCGTCGCTCAAGCGCGACTGCGAGGAGCACAGCCCCGCGCAGCGGATCGCGGTGGTGCGGGAGGTCTTCGACCTTCCGGAAGAGGGAGAGGAAGAGGAAGGCGACGCGGCGCAGGGAGGAGACGATGGCAGAGCGTGA
- the ccsB gene encoding c-type cytochrome biogenesis protein CcsB, translating into MQIALLKATALIYLVGTVLYLYFILSLNERGARLGRMFLAIGAVLHGAAFVARYVAAGYTPITSLFESLSFSAFAIVCVFLAFELRYNLRVLGAFVAPLAFLFSLSTVFLPAEVRTLPPALDSNWLPVHVLLLFFGNAVFAVAFAAGIMYLLMERELKRKRMGAVFKRLPSLDVLDGINYRCLQIGFPLLTLGIITGSIWAEFAWGSYWSWDPKEVWSLITWFLYAALLHGRMTVGWRGRKAAILAIVGFCAILFTFLGVNLLLPGLHTYSNLSG; encoded by the coding sequence ATGCAGATCGCCCTCCTGAAGGCCACGGCCCTCATCTACCTTGTCGGGACCGTGCTGTACCTTTACTTCATCCTCTCGCTGAACGAGCGCGGCGCCCGGCTCGGCAGGATGTTCCTCGCGATCGGCGCCGTCCTGCACGGGGCGGCCTTCGTCGCGCGGTACGTCGCGGCCGGGTACACGCCGATCACCAGCCTGTTCGAGTCGCTCTCCTTCTCCGCCTTCGCGATCGTCTGCGTCTTCCTCGCGTTCGAGCTGCGATACAACCTGCGGGTGCTGGGCGCGTTCGTCGCCCCGCTGGCGTTCCTCTTCAGCCTGTCCACGGTCTTCCTGCCGGCCGAGGTCCGCACCCTGCCGCCGGCGCTGGACTCGAACTGGCTTCCCGTCCACGTGCTGCTGCTGTTCTTCGGCAACGCCGTGTTCGCCGTGGCCTTCGCCGCGGGGATCATGTACCTGCTGATGGAGCGGGAGCTGAAGCGCAAGCGGATGGGCGCCGTCTTCAAGCGGCTCCCCTCGCTCGACGTGCTCGACGGCATCAACTACCGCTGCCTCCAGATCGGGTTCCCGCTGCTGACGCTGGGGATCATCACGGGCTCGATCTGGGCGGAGTTCGCCTGGGGCTCCTACTGGAGCTGGGACCCCAAGGAAGTCTGGTCGCTCATCACCTGGTTCCTGTACGCGGCGCTCCTCCACGGGCGGATGACCGTGGGGTGGCGCGGGCGGAAGGCGGCGATCCTGGCCATCGTCGGCTTCTGCGCGATCCTGTTCACTTTCCTGGGCGTGAACCTCCTGCTGCCGGGGCTCCACACCTACTCGAACCTCTCCGGATAG